The sequence below is a genomic window from Thiomonas intermedia.
CGGGACAAGCCCATGGTCATCGAGATCACCGAGCGCCAGCTCATCGGCGATGCCGAGGCGGTGCGCCGTCTGGTGCAGCCGCTGATCGATTTCGGCTTCCAGCTCGCGGTGGACGATTTCGGCAGCGGCTACTCGTCCTACCTCTACGTGCTCAAGTTGCCGGTGAGCTATCTCAAGATCGAGGCCGAACTGGTGTGCGAGGCGGCGCACAGCCCGCGCGCGCAGGCCATGGTCCGCTCGATCAACGCCATGGCGCACGAACTCGGCATCCTGACCATCGCCGAGGGCATCGAAGACGAGGCCACCGCCGAGGCCATGCGCCGCATCGGCGTGGACTGGGGACAGGGCTACTACTGGGGACGGCCAGAGGTCGAGGCGTGAGCGCCTCTAGGTTTTCTCGTGAACTGAGCGGGCCGCCGCCCCGGCTCGTTGCAGAAAATCGATGACGCGCGGCATGTGCTGCAGGAACGCATCCATCGCATCGTGTCCGCCGGGGCCGACCTGCAGTTCAACCGACCGGCCGGCTGCTGCCGAGTGCAGACGATAGACGTCGTTCACCGGCACCACCGTGTCGCCTTCGCCATGCATCAGCAGCACCGGGCAACCCAGTTGCGGCAGGGTGGCGATCGGGGCTATCCGGTCGAAGCGGTAGCCGATGGTGTGTTGAACATGGCTGCTCACAGCAGCGCCGATGACGGACTCGGGCAGACCCTGTTCGGCCATCCAGCGCTGCATCATTTCGGCCGGGTGCGCGAAGGCCGACAGGCTCACGACAGCGCAGATGCGCGGTCGCCAGGTGGCCGCCAGCAACACGGCGCCCGCGCCGACCGAATGACCCAGCAAGGCGATGCGCTGCGGGTCGATGGCGGGCTGTTCGGCCAGCCAGTCCGCCGCATGCGCGGCGTCTTCGGCGAAACGCGGCAGCGAGGCGAAGGTGTCGCCATCGCTGGCGCCGTGACAGCGCGCGTCGAGAATGAGCAGCCCGAACCCCGCTTCATGCAGCCCCGGGGCCAGCGGCAGCATCTGATCGGCATTGCTGCCCCAGCCATGCAGGATGACGAGTGCGGGGGCTGGCCGCAGCGCGGCCTGCGGTGCGGGGATATGCCAGGCGTGCAGTTGTTTGCCGTTGGCCGTGGACAATCTCACGGAGGCAAAAGGCAGGCCGAGTTCGCCCGGTGTGCGGACATGCGCCAGCCGCGGAGCACGCAGGCTGCGCCGCAGCGCCCAGTGAAACAGCGGGCGCAAGGGGGGCGTCATCATCCACGGCAGCACCGTGGGGAGCAGGGCGGCGAGCCATCTGAAACGGAGCATGGGTCGCGCAGTGTAGGGCGACATGGTGCTGGCGGCCGCTTCCGTCTGACCCTTTTGACCCGGCATGGAGAAGTAGGCGCGGGTCGCGGGCCTCACCCTGCAAGGCCTCCCCCTCCCAACCTCCCCCACGCTGTGGGGGAGGCGTGTTGACTCCCTCTCCACTTGTGGGGAGGGTCGGGGTGGGCGTCTCTTCCTCCCAACCTCCCCCACGCTGTGGGGGAGGCGTGTTGACTCCCTCTCCACTTGTGGGGAGGGTCGGGGTGGGGCGCCGTTTCAAACATCCAAGCGCCGGATCAACAGGTTCTGATCAGTTCCAATAGGGTTTTGACTTTCGACGCTCACACCATGCAATTCCTTCTGCGTCAGCCCGATCCGCGCGCCCAGCACCGGCTTCAGGAGGCCGGCACCCATCCGCTGCTGGCGCAGTTGTTCGCCTCGCGCGGGGTGAAAGAGGCGCAGGAGCTGGAACTGGCCTTGCCGCATCTGCTGCCGCCCGCCCTGCTCA
It includes:
- a CDS encoding alpha/beta hydrolase; its protein translation is MLRFRWLAALLPTVLPWMMTPPLRPLFHWALRRSLRAPRLAHVRTPGELGLPFASVRLSTANGKQLHAWHIPAPQAALRPAPALVILHGWGSNADQMLPLAPGLHEAGFGLLILDARCHGASDGDTFASLPRFAEDAAHAADWLAEQPAIDPQRIALLGHSVGAGAVLLAATWRPRICAVVSLSAFAHPAEMMQRWMAEQGLPESVIGAAVSSHVQHTIGYRFDRIAPIATLPQLGCPVLLMHGEGDTVVPVNDVYRLHSAAAGRSVELQVGPGGHDAMDAFLQHMPRVIDFLQRAGAAARSVHEKT